DNA sequence from the Pyramidobacter piscolens W5455 genome:
GCCGCTGACGCTGATCGTGCCGCCGGCAGTTTGGATGTCTCCCTTGCTGATCGTCAGGCTCGGTGCCATGCTGACTTTGAAACTGCCCTTCATGGGCAGGCCGTTGAGGGCGATGTCGAAGGCCGCTTCGGCCTCGTTGCCGTCCAGCGTGCCGCCGACTGAATTGAGCTGAAGGTCGTTCAGCGGGACGGCGCTGGGCAGCGTGACTTTCCGGCCCGTGAAGATTTCGGCCAGCTGGAGCAGGTGGGGAATGGTGCTCTTGATGCCGCCCAGTTCCACCCAGTCGAGCGCCACGTTGCCGGTGAGCAGCTTGAGCAGCGCCGGGTCGACGAAAATCTTGCCGGCCTTGATCAGCGACGTGCCGTCGCGCGTCAGTTCGATGTCGTTGAAGGTGTAGCCTTTGACGGGATTGCCTTTGGCGCCGCCGATGGACACGCCGAGATTATAGGTGTTGGCCACGTATTCGGCGCCTTTTTGAGCGATCCAGCCTGTGCCGACGTCCAACGTGCAGACGGCGACGATGGCCGCCGCGAGCAGGACCGCAATGCCTATGAAAAACTTTTTCATCGGGATTTAACCTCCTCTATCTCTGTCGTTTTCGCAACGGCAATGATGGTACGCTTCGTGATTTTGTGCCGGCATTCTTATGCCGGACTCATTATAGCACAGGCTTAGGAAAGAGACGTTTCCGAGCGGAAAATGAACAAGGGGCTTCCCGCCTGCATCGTGTAGTGTTTATAAAACAATCGTGTTATCATGAAACAATACATTTGCGAAAGGTGCAGGAAATCAATGGAAAATCGTCGCGAAATGCTGGCGCAGGCACCGCTGCTGCCTTTGCTCGTGAAAATGTCTTTGCCAGCCATGATCGGCATGTTCGTCATGGCCTCTTACAACGTGGTCGACACGATTTTCATCGGCTGGGGCGTCGGCCCGCTGGGCATCGCCGCCACGTCGGTGGCGTTCCCGCTGCAGCTGTTCGTCGGGGCCCTGTCCATGTGGGTGGCGATGGGCACGGCTTCGTTGTCGTCGCGCAAACTGGGCGCGGGGCTTGACGACGACGCCGAGCGGGCGCTGGGCAACGGCTTCGTGATGTCGGTCGCGCTGGGCTTCGCGACGCTGGCCGCCGGAATCGCGTGCCTCGACCCGCTGATCGCCATGATGGGCGCCGACGCGCGGGTGGCGGATCACGCGCGGCACTATCTCGGCATCGTTTTCCTCGGCAATCCGCTGGTGATCGTGGGCATGCTCTTCAACAACACGATCCGTTCCGAGGGCAACACGCGTTACGCCATGTACTCGATGGTGCTGCCGGCGGTGTTGAACGTGTTTCTCGACCCGCTGTTCATTTTCGGCTTCAAAATGGGCATGGCCGGAGCGGCCTGGGCGACGGTGATCGGCCAGCTGGTAACGCTGCTGTGGAATTTGCGCTACTATCTGACGGGGCGCCGCAGCCTGATCGCCCTGCGCCTCAGCCGCATGCCGCTGCGCTGGGTCATCGACGCCGAGATCCTCGGCGTCGGCGTTTCCGAGTTCGCGCGCCAAGGCGCGCTGACGGTGGCCAACACGATCCTGATGAATCAGATCTCGCGCTACGGTTCGGCGCTGTACATCGCCGCTTACGCGATCATGATGAAGGTCTCGTCGATCGCCGTGATGCCGATCTTCGGCATCGGCCAGGGCATGCAGCCGATCGTGGGCTATTGCTACGGCGCGGGGCTGTACGGGCGCGCCCGCAAGGCCATCGAGATCGCGCTGCTTTCGGCCACGGTCATCACCGTGACGGGCGAGATCATCCTGCTCGGTTTCCCGCACGTTTTCGTGCGCGCGTTCACCGACGACGCCGAGGTGATCCGCCTCACCGTCTGGGGCGTGCGCATCCTTCAGTCCACGTTCGCGATCATCGGCTTTCAGATTGTCGGCACGGTGACGTTTCAGGCGCTGGGGTTCGCCGGGCCGGCGCTGTTTCTGTCGCTGAGCCGGCAGGTGATCTTCTTCATCCCCTCGCTGCTGGTCCTGCCGCGCTTTTTCGGCGTCGCCGGCGTGTTCTTGAGCTATCCCGTGGCGGACGTGTGCGCCTGCTTCGTGACGCTGGCGCTGCTGATCTTCTACCGAGGGCGCTTCAAAAAGCTCGAACGCTGACGGCGCGGCGCCGCTTCACGCATCGCGGCGAAATGAAGATAATGGTTTTCACGATTCCATGGATAAGGCAGATGAGTTAAAATAAATTATCGCGAACATAACGAGAAGATTCAGTCCGGCACGTCCGCGGAGGCCATGATCGTGTATCGGATGCTGTTCGCGCGGACGTTCGACCCGATCGCGCTGTACCGCGTGGAGGAAGGATCGCGCCGCAGCATCACGGCCGACAGGGTGTTTTTCGTCGACGTCAATCCGTCTTACGAGCGCGTCATGAAGGTTCGCCGCCGCGACGTGATCGGCCGCAGCTTTCTCGACGTGTGGCCGATTTCCGAGCCGCGCTGGTCCCAGATCATCGTCGATTGTCTGCGTCTCGGACATTCGGTGCACTGCGAGGGCAACAGCAAAGAGGCCGGCAGTTTTCTCGAGGCGATCGCTTTTCCGTTGCCGCCGGGCATGGCGGCCGTGATTTTCCTCGACAAGACGAAATTGAAGGATGCCGACGAGGCGCTGGACCGCAAAAAAAACGAATTGCGCAATTTGGCCACGCAGCTGACGCTCACCGAGGAGAGCACGCGCCGCGCCATCGCCACCGACCTGCACGACCGCATCGGCTACGATCTGGTATCGCAGCTTCACAAGATCCGCGAGC
Encoded proteins:
- a CDS encoding MATE family efflux transporter; translated protein: MENRREMLAQAPLLPLLVKMSLPAMIGMFVMASYNVVDTIFIGWGVGPLGIAATSVAFPLQLFVGALSMWVAMGTASLSSRKLGAGLDDDAERALGNGFVMSVALGFATLAAGIACLDPLIAMMGADARVADHARHYLGIVFLGNPLVIVGMLFNNTIRSEGNTRYAMYSMVLPAVLNVFLDPLFIFGFKMGMAGAAWATVIGQLVTLLWNLRYYLTGRRSLIALRLSRMPLRWVIDAEILGVGVSEFARQGALTVANTILMNQISRYGSALYIAAYAIMMKVSSIAVMPIFGIGQGMQPIVGYCYGAGLYGRARKAIEIALLSATVITVTGEIILLGFPHVFVRAFTDDAEVIRLTVWGVRILQSTFAIIGFQIVGTVTFQALGFAGPALFLSLSRQVIFFIPSLLVLPRFFGVAGVFLSYPVADVCACFVTLALLIFYRGRFKKLER